The Pseudosulfitobacter pseudonitzschiae genome includes a region encoding these proteins:
- a CDS encoding type IV pili methyl-accepting chemotaxis transducer N-terminal domain-containing protein produces MKLLTVFMILSGCFVLFGHAPAAQAEATEAALVHRIDIAGRQRMLSQRMGMAACFVMGNVEAASYADIARQAYDALAVGQRTLRQGDPRQDIEAERDPAVLVLLDRSDAIFDTFGRAVLQVSHQDLQSVVIAQVTNLDFLMLEQLNLTVSAIEHQRVSATQGAQLIKTIDIAGRQRMLSQKVLKEYCYVSLGVDTRRQQQQMATTIKMFERSLELLETGSDEHGVLAPPNVRAKGRLARVRSIWERLAPILQSAVSGKDVDPADLQRAAGFSEDLLKASQHAVASYLKL; encoded by the coding sequence AGGCGGCGTTGGTGCATCGCATCGATATTGCCGGGCGGCAACGTATGCTGTCGCAACGCATGGGGATGGCGGCCTGTTTCGTCATGGGCAATGTCGAGGCAGCATCCTATGCCGATATCGCCAGACAGGCGTATGACGCGCTGGCGGTTGGCCAGCGCACGCTGCGTCAGGGCGACCCGAGGCAGGACATCGAGGCCGAGCGTGATCCGGCGGTTCTGGTGTTGCTGGACAGATCCGATGCCATTTTCGACACCTTCGGGCGGGCAGTTCTTCAGGTCAGCCACCAAGACCTGCAATCGGTTGTGATTGCGCAGGTGACCAATCTGGATTTTCTGATGCTTGAGCAACTGAACCTGACCGTCAGCGCGATAGAACACCAACGGGTGTCGGCCACGCAGGGCGCGCAATTGATCAAAACCATCGACATTGCAGGACGACAGCGGATGCTGTCCCAAAAGGTGTTGAAGGAGTATTGCTACGTCAGTCTGGGGGTGGACACCCGGCGACAACAACAACAGATGGCGACAACCATCAAGATGTTTGAAAGAAGTCTGGAACTGCTGGAGACTGGCAGCGACGAGCATGGTGTGCTGGCACCACCGAATGTACGCGCCAAGGGGAGGCTGGCGCGCGTGCGCAGCATATGGGAGCGGCTTGCCCCGATCCTGCAGAGTGCGGTGTCGGGCAAGGATGTCGATCCTGCCGATTTGCAGCGTGCAGCGGGGTTCAGCGAGGATTTGCTTAAGGCGTCGCAGCACGCAGTGGCCAGCTATCTGAAGCTTTGA
- the dctP gene encoding TRAP transporter substrate-binding protein DctP, translated as MTNKPQGMNRRAMLRGAAVAAVATPALVGKAIAAGEVTWRVQAHWPKASSSFTDSLGVVATLLEERTEGAFKLELLGAGEFAKGPDIYNIVRKGVVPMGTISPSYILDSAEAASFAYGIPGTLRQSWEMEHAIKNLGIEDLVNEDLASEGVRLMSEKVLPTEMVVSKKIESAADFQGLKIRSSGKMLDYLAAAGAAPQFVPGSELYQSLSSGVVDGAHWGAAIGAQSMSLWEVCKYHYKPVLAQTTDAFILNEDALAELPDDLRTALVDLISNRFFLRSAEYQHKEAIALSEGVANDGVEVMQLPQDVLEMLAAASKTILEEEGQKGEKAAKAADIYRTLMSDLGYA; from the coding sequence ATGACGAACAAACCACAAGGTATGAATCGCCGCGCCATGTTGCGCGGAGCCGCCGTTGCTGCCGTTGCCACACCCGCACTGGTCGGCAAGGCGATCGCCGCAGGCGAAGTTACGTGGCGCGTACAGGCGCACTGGCCCAAAGCGTCCAGTTCGTTCACCGACAGTCTTGGAGTGGTGGCCACATTGCTGGAAGAGCGCACCGAAGGTGCGTTCAAGCTGGAGTTGCTGGGTGCCGGCGAATTCGCCAAAGGCCCCGACATTTACAACATCGTGCGCAAGGGCGTGGTGCCGATGGGCACGATCAGCCCGTCCTATATCCTCGACAGCGCCGAAGCGGCGTCCTTTGCCTATGGTATTCCGGGCACGCTGCGTCAGTCGTGGGAAATGGAACACGCGATCAAGAACCTTGGCATCGAAGATCTGGTGAACGAGGATCTGGCATCCGAAGGTGTGCGCCTGATGTCGGAAAAAGTGCTGCCGACCGAAATGGTCGTGTCGAAAAAGATCGAATCCGCAGCCGATTTCCAAGGTCTGAAAATCCGCTCGTCGGGCAAGATGCTGGACTATCTGGCCGCCGCCGGTGCCGCTCCGCAATTTGTGCCCGGTTCGGAATTGTACCAATCCCTGTCGTCGGGCGTGGTGGATGGCGCGCATTGGGGTGCGGCCATTGGTGCGCAGTCGATGTCGCTGTGGGAGGTTTGCAAATATCACTACAAACCCGTGTTAGCTCAGACCACCGATGCGTTCATCTTGAACGAAGACGCATTGGCCGAACTGCCCGACGATCTGCGCACCGCGCTGGTTGACCTGATTTCGAACCGCTTTTTCTTGCGGTCCGCCGAATACCAGCACAAGGAAGCCATCGCGCTATCCGAAGGTGTGGCCAATGACGGTGTCGAAGTGATGCAACTGCCGCAAGACGTGCTGGAGATGCTGGCAGCCGCCTCGAAAACCATCCTCGAGGAAGAGGGTCAGAAGGGCGAGAAAGCAGCCAAGGCTGCCGATATCTATCGTACCTTGATGTCCGACCTCGGCTACGCCTGA
- a CDS encoding TRAP transporter small permease subunit, producing MFQLARAVTRVNRFIGKWASLAVLVIFALLLADVVMRYLVGRPAIWTAELATLIFGVYAVIGGGFLLIERGHVNVDIIYGAQSLRRRAMLDILTWPLFALFVGVLLWQGYDIAAEAVNDWERSQSMWRPPLWPTKIMIPVAATLLLLQGLIRLWADVRVVMGLPVPDDVFGKPGAPEHQPEHSKEMQQ from the coding sequence ATGTTTCAACTGGCCCGCGCCGTGACGCGCGTGAACAGGTTTATCGGGAAATGGGCCTCGCTGGCCGTTCTGGTGATCTTTGCCCTGCTGCTGGCCGATGTGGTCATGCGATATCTGGTCGGACGTCCGGCGATCTGGACGGCGGAACTGGCGACCCTGATCTTTGGTGTCTATGCGGTTATCGGCGGTGGCTTTCTGCTGATCGAACGGGGGCACGTGAACGTCGATATCATCTATGGTGCGCAAAGCCTGCGGCGCCGCGCGATGCTGGATATTCTGACCTGGCCGCTGTTTGCTCTCTTTGTCGGTGTGCTGCTGTGGCAGGGCTATGACATTGCTGCAGAAGCGGTCAACGATTGGGAACGCTCGCAGTCGATGTGGAGGCCACCGCTGTGGCCCACTAAAATCATGATCCCCGTGGCAGCTACGCTGTTGCTGCTTCAGGGGCTGATCCGCCTGTGGGCGGATGTGCGCGTGGTCATGGGCCTGCCGGTGCCCGACGATGTATTCGGCAAACCCGGAGCGCCTGAACATCAGCCCGAACATTCCAAGGAGATGCAGCAATGA
- a CDS encoding TRAP transporter large permease — MSVELLTLLFFGSLLVFLLLGTPLAFVLGGVSVVFLYFEMGEIGFYLLASKMWETMQNPTLMAIPLFVFMAILLEKSGVANDLYDMMHQWWGGLRGGLAIGTVLICVIFAAMSGISGAAVVTMGTIALPKMLERGYDKKLALGAINAGGGWGILIPPSILMVLYALLTEVSVGRLFAAGVGPGLTLFILVSLYIGTRCWLQPDLGPALPLEERASWGQKFRSLRAVILPILIVTIVLGAIFGGFATATEAAAIGVFGALFATGVNRQLSWKVIHEASISTLKLTALIIWILFAAHAFSTAYTALGAQSLISDLMEFIPGGRWGALAFMLVVLFFFGMVLDPVGIMLITLPVFLPVVQAAGFDPIWFGILFIIMMEVGYMTPPFGFNLFYLKGVAPPDVTMGDIYTSVIPYVIVTLIGVLLIILFPGIALYLPNLFYN; from the coding sequence ATGAGCGTCGAACTTTTGACCCTGCTGTTTTTCGGCAGCCTGCTGGTCTTTCTTTTGCTCGGCACCCCGCTGGCCTTTGTGCTGGGCGGTGTTTCGGTGGTCTTCCTGTACTTCGAGATGGGCGAGATCGGGTTTTACCTGCTGGCCTCCAAGATGTGGGAGACGATGCAAAACCCCACGTTGATGGCGATTCCGCTGTTTGTCTTTATGGCGATCCTGCTGGAAAAGTCGGGGGTTGCGAATGATCTTTACGATATGATGCACCAGTGGTGGGGCGGCCTGCGTGGCGGTCTGGCCATCGGCACGGTGCTGATCTGCGTGATCTTTGCGGCCATGTCGGGGATTTCCGGTGCGGCTGTTGTCACGATGGGCACCATCGCACTGCCCAAGATGCTGGAGCGCGGATACGACAAGAAGCTGGCGTTGGGGGCGATCAACGCGGGCGGGGGCTGGGGCATTCTGATCCCGCCGTCGATCCTGATGGTGCTTTATGCGCTGCTGACCGAAGTGTCGGTGGGCCGTCTGTTCGCTGCCGGTGTCGGTCCCGGTCTGACATTGTTCATTCTGGTGTCGCTGTATATCGGGACACGTTGCTGGTTGCAGCCTGATCTGGGTCCGGCGCTGCCGCTGGAAGAGCGGGCAAGCTGGGGGCAAAAGTTCCGGTCGCTGCGCGCTGTCATCCTGCCGATCCTGATCGTGACCATCGTTCTGGGCGCGATCTTTGGCGGCTTTGCCACCGCGACCGAAGCTGCGGCCATCGGTGTGTTCGGTGCGCTGTTTGCCACCGGTGTGAACCGCCAACTGTCGTGGAAGGTGATCCACGAGGCGTCGATTTCCACGCTGAAGCTGACGGCGCTGATCATCTGGATCCTGTTCGCGGCGCACGCCTTTTCGACCGCCTATACGGCGCTGGGGGCGCAAAGCCTGATCAGCGACCTGATGGAGTTCATCCCCGGCGGACGCTGGGGTGCGCTGGCCTTTATGCTGGTGGTGCTGTTCTTTTTCGGGATGGTGCTGGACCCTGTGGGGATCATGCTGATTACGCTGCCGGTGTTCCTGCCGGTGGTGCAGGCGGCAGGCTTTGATCCGATCTGGTTCGGCATCTTGTTCATTATCATGATGGAGGTGGGGTATATGACGCCGCCCTTCGGCTTTAACCTGTTCTACCTCAAGGGGGTGGCGCCGCCGGATGTGACGATGGGCGATATTTACACTTCGGTCATTCCTTATGTGATCGTGACGCTGATCGGTGTCCTGCTGATCATCCTGTTCCCGGGCATCGCGTTGTATCTGCCGAACCTGTTCTACAACTGA
- the tig gene encoding trigger factor → MQVTETLNEGLKRGYAITITAAEIEAKVNEKLAEAQPEVEMKGFRKGKVPMALLKKQFGPRIMGEVMQESVDGAMSKHFEDSGDRPAMQPEVKMTNEDWKEGDDVNVEMSYEKLPEIPEVDLSTITLDKLVVKSDDAAVDEALGNLAETAQDFKDRKKGSKAKDGDQVVMDFVGKVDGEAFEGGSAEDYPLVLGSNSFIPGFEDQLVGVKEGEEKAVTVSFPDDYQAENLAGKEAVFDCTIKAVKEPKAGEINDEMAKKFGAEDLAALKTQIAERLEAEYAGAARAVMKRGLLDALDKAVSFDLPPSLVDAEAGQIAHQLWHEENPDVEGHDHPDVTPTDEHKTLAERRVRLGLLLAELGQKAEVEVTDAEMSQAVMNQARQYPGQERQFFEFVQQNPQMQQQLRAPLFEDKVVDFVFDQATVTEKEISKDELQKAVEALEDE, encoded by the coding sequence ATGCAGGTCACCGAGACGCTGAACGAAGGTTTGAAACGCGGCTATGCCATTACGATCACCGCGGCTGAGATCGAAGCCAAAGTGAACGAAAAGCTGGCCGAGGCGCAGCCCGAAGTCGAAATGAAGGGCTTTCGCAAAGGCAAAGTTCCGATGGCGCTGCTGAAAAAGCAGTTTGGTCCGCGCATCATGGGCGAAGTCATGCAAGAAAGCGTTGACGGCGCGATGTCCAAGCATTTCGAAGACAGTGGCGACCGTCCCGCAATGCAGCCCGAGGTCAAAATGACCAACGAGGACTGGAAAGAGGGCGACGACGTCAATGTCGAGATGTCCTATGAAAAACTGCCCGAGATCCCCGAAGTGGACCTGAGCACGATCACGCTGGACAAGCTGGTTGTGAAATCCGACGACGCGGCGGTGGACGAAGCGCTGGGCAACCTTGCCGAAACCGCACAAGACTTTAAAGACCGCAAGAAAGGCTCGAAAGCCAAGGACGGCGATCAGGTTGTGATGGATTTCGTTGGCAAGGTTGACGGCGAAGCATTCGAAGGCGGTTCTGCCGAAGATTATCCGCTGGTACTGGGCTCGAACAGCTTTATCCCCGGTTTTGAGGATCAGCTGGTTGGCGTGAAAGAAGGCGAAGAAAAAGCCGTGACGGTTTCCTTCCCCGACGATTACCAGGCTGAAAATCTGGCTGGCAAAGAAGCCGTGTTCGATTGCACGATCAAGGCAGTCAAAGAACCCAAAGCTGGCGAAATCAACGACGAGATGGCCAAGAAGTTTGGCGCCGAAGACCTTGCCGCGCTGAAAACCCAAATCGCAGAGCGTCTGGAAGCAGAGTACGCCGGTGCCGCACGTGCGGTCATGAAGCGTGGCCTGCTGGACGCGCTGGACAAGGCCGTGAGCTTTGACCTGCCGCCGTCGCTGGTCGACGCCGAAGCAGGCCAGATCGCGCACCAGCTGTGGCACGAGGAAAACCCCGACGTCGAAGGTCATGATCACCCTGACGTAACGCCTACAGACGAGCACAAGACACTGGCCGAACGCCGCGTGCGTTTGGGCCTGCTGTTGGCCGAGCTGGGACAGAAGGCCGAGGTTGAAGTGACCGACGCCGAGATGAGCCAAGCGGTGATGAATCAGGCGCGTCAGTACCCCGGTCAGGAACGTCAGTTCTTTGAATTCGTGCAGCAGAACCCGCAGATGCAGCAACAGCTGCGCGCGCCCTTGTTCGAGGACAAGGTTGTGGATTTCGTGTTCGATCAGGCAACTGTCACCGAGAAAGAAATCTCGAAGGACGAGCTGCAAAAAGCCGTTGAGGCGCTGGAAGACGAATAA
- a CDS encoding lytic transglycosylase domain-containing protein — protein sequence MSLLTRRTALLMLACTPALSACSAAPSEPQAPEFMEPPLYPNETPQLRRLINQYADHYDVPRPLVHRLAIRESTHRPGARNGPYYGLLQILPATARSMGHQGSASDLLDAETNLKYGVKYLRGAWLLSDGDMNTAIQWYARGYYYEAKKRGMLVQTGLRKG from the coding sequence ATGTCTCTTCTCACACGCCGCACCGCCCTGTTGATGCTGGCCTGTACGCCTGCCCTGTCCGCCTGCAGCGCAGCCCCGTCCGAGCCGCAGGCCCCCGAATTCATGGAACCGCCGCTGTACCCGAACGAAACGCCCCAGTTGCGTCGCCTGATCAACCAGTACGCCGACCACTACGACGTTCCGCGTCCGTTGGTCCACCGGCTTGCCATCCGCGAAAGCACCCACCGTCCGGGCGCACGCAATGGCCCCTATTACGGCCTGTTGCAGATCCTGCCCGCGACTGCCCGCAGCATGGGGCATCAGGGCTCTGCGTCTGATCTGCTGGATGCCGAAACCAATCTGAAATACGGCGTGAAATATCTGCGCGGCGCATGGCTTTTGTCAGATGGCGACATGAATACGGCGATCCAATGGTATGCCCGTGGCTATTATTACGAGGCCAAGAAACGCGGGATGCTGGTGCAAACCGGCCTGCGTAAAGGCTAA
- a CDS encoding bifunctional 2',3'-cyclic-nucleotide 2'-phosphodiesterase/3'-nucleotidase, translating into MPLTLSRRAFIASSASLLAVHPFSANAAANQAHLRLMETTDLHVHVFPYDYYADKQVDTVGLARTASIITDIRAEATNSLLLDNGDFLQGNPMGDYIAYERGMKEGDLHPVIAAMNTVGFDASTLGNHEFNYGLDFLMKSLAGAEFPVVSANVVKQMGSAPTKDTTLIQPYVLIDRMITDGAGNTHPIKIGLIGFVPPQIMNWDRRHLEGNVQTRDIVQTARAYVPQMKEQGADIIIALSHSGIGSADYTDGMENASVPLAAIDGIDAIMTGHSHLVFPSATYTDYAAVDAGAGTIHGKPATMGGYWGSHMGLIDLMLERDGNGWRIAGSASEARPISKRNEDRSVTALVESDPQVLASVQAEHDATLAYVRRAVGKTDAPLHSYFALVADDPSVQIVSIAQTWYIAQMMKGTEYESLPILSAAAPFKAGGRGGPEYYTDVPKGDVAIKNVSDLYLYPNTARAVLVTGAEVKDWLERSAGMFNQVTPGEADQILLNPDFPSYNFDVMDGVTYQIDLSQPSKFDSKGAVINPDANRIIDLKYNAEPIDPEAQFIIATNNYRAGGGGSFPGAMGDSVVFEGPDTNRDVIVRYIVEQGTISPRADANWTFAPVEGASVLFDTGPKAADYVADVKGVNIAPAGDGADGFARFRIQL; encoded by the coding sequence ATGCCCCTTACCCTCTCCCGCCGTGCCTTTATCGCCAGTTCCGCCAGCCTTCTGGCCGTTCACCCGTTTTCGGCCAATGCCGCCGCCAATCAGGCCCACCTGCGACTGATGGAAACCACCGATCTGCACGTGCATGTCTTTCCCTACGACTATTACGCCGACAAACAGGTCGACACGGTGGGACTTGCCCGCACCGCGTCGATCATCACGGACATCCGCGCCGAGGCGACCAATTCACTGCTGTTGGACAACGGTGATTTCCTTCAGGGCAACCCGATGGGCGACTACATCGCCTACGAGCGTGGCATGAAAGAAGGCGATCTGCATCCGGTCATCGCAGCCATGAACACCGTAGGCTTTGACGCCTCGACGCTTGGCAACCACGAATTCAACTATGGCCTTGATTTTCTGATGAAATCCCTTGCGGGTGCAGAGTTTCCCGTGGTGTCCGCCAATGTGGTCAAGCAGATGGGCAGCGCGCCGACCAAGGACACAACACTGATCCAGCCCTATGTGCTGATCGACCGGATGATCACCGATGGCGCGGGCAACACCCACCCGATCAAGATCGGGCTGATCGGATTTGTGCCGCCGCAGATCATGAACTGGGACCGCCGCCATCTGGAAGGCAACGTGCAAACCCGTGATATTGTACAGACTGCCCGTGCTTATGTACCACAAATGAAAGAACAAGGCGCAGACATCATCATCGCCCTGTCCCACTCGGGCATCGGGTCGGCGGACTATACCGACGGGATGGAAAACGCCTCGGTTCCGCTGGCGGCCATCGACGGCATCGACGCGATCATGACCGGCCACAGCCACCTTGTGTTCCCCTCGGCAACCTATACGGACTATGCCGCCGTTGACGCGGGTGCAGGCACCATTCACGGCAAACCGGCCACGATGGGCGGCTATTGGGGCAGCCACATGGGCCTGATCGACCTGATGCTGGAACGTGACGGCAACGGCTGGCGCATCGCCGGTTCCGCCTCCGAGGCGCGGCCGATTTCGAAGCGCAACGAAGACCGCAGCGTGACGGCGCTGGTGGAAAGCGATCCGCAGGTGCTGGCCTCGGTTCAGGCCGAACATGACGCCACTCTGGCCTATGTCCGCCGCGCCGTGGGCAAAACCGACGCGCCGCTGCACAGCTATTTTGCATTGGTGGCCGATGACCCCTCGGTGCAGATCGTGTCGATTGCCCAGACATGGTACATCGCGCAGATGATGAAAGGCACCGAATACGAGAGCCTGCCGATCCTCTCTGCCGCCGCCCCCTTCAAGGCTGGTGGCCGGGGTGGCCCCGAATATTACACAGACGTGCCCAAAGGCGACGTGGCGATCAAGAACGTATCGGACCTCTATCTTTATCCCAACACCGCCCGCGCGGTGCTGGTCACAGGCGCCGAGGTCAAGGACTGGCTGGAGCGCTCTGCGGGCATGTTCAATCAGGTGACTCCGGGCGAGGCTGACCAGATTCTGCTGAACCCGGACTTTCCCAGCTATAACTTTGATGTGATGGACGGCGTCACCTATCAGATCGACCTGTCACAGCCGTCAAAATTCGACAGCAAGGGCGCGGTGATCAACCCCGACGCCAACCGGATCATCGACCTGAAGTACAACGCAGAACCAATTGATCCAGAGGCACAATTTATCATCGCCACCAACAACTACCGCGCTGGTGGCGGCGGCAGTTTCCCCGGAGCAATGGGCGACAGCGTCGTATTCGAGGGCCCCGACACCAACCGCGATGTGATTGTGCGCTATATTGTCGAACAGGGAACCATCAGCCCGCGTGCCGACGCCAACTGGACCTTTGCACCCGTCGAAGGAGCCAGCGTTCTGTTCGACACCGGCCCCAAGGCTGCTGACTATGTGGCTGACGTCAAAGGTGTGAACATCGCCCCCGCAGGTGACGGCGCTGACGGTTTTGCCCGCTTCCGCATCCAGCTGTAG
- the rplI gene encoding 50S ribosomal protein L9, whose product MQLILLERVAKLGQMGDVVDVKAGFARNYLLPQGKALSASEQNIADFEARKVVLEAQNLETKKEAEALGDKLNGQQFVVIRQASDGGNLYGSVTTRDAAEAATAEGFALDRKQVVIVQPIKQLGLHEVQVTLHPEVEVTIELNVARSVEEAELQAAGKSIQELAAEEEAAADFEISELFEDLGAAANDDDDLAEAVSEQSSDEDKGEDQTTSN is encoded by the coding sequence ATGCAACTGATCCTTCTCGAACGCGTGGCCAAACTGGGCCAGATGGGCGACGTCGTCGACGTCAAAGCCGGCTTCGCACGCAACTACCTTCTGCCCCAAGGCAAGGCGCTGTCTGCTTCCGAGCAGAACATCGCAGACTTCGAAGCCCGCAAAGTGGTGCTTGAAGCGCAAAACCTTGAGACCAAAAAAGAAGCCGAAGCACTTGGCGATAAACTCAACGGCCAACAGTTCGTTGTGATTCGTCAGGCGTCGGACGGCGGCAACCTTTACGGTTCGGTCACCACCCGTGACGCAGCCGAAGCCGCCACCGCCGAAGGTTTCGCTCTGGACCGCAAGCAGGTTGTCATCGTTCAGCCGATCAAACAGCTGGGCCTTCACGAAGTGCAAGTCACCCTGCACCCCGAAGTCGAAGTGACAATCGAACTGAACGTTGCACGCTCGGTGGAAGAAGCCGAACTGCAAGCAGCAGGCAAGTCGATTCAGGAACTGGCCGCGGAAGAAGAAGCCGCAGCCGACTTCGAAATCTCCGAGCTGTTCGAAGACCTCGGCGCGGCTGCGAATGACGACGACGATCTGGCCGAAGCTGTGTCCGAACAATCCTCCGACGAGGACAAAGGCGAAGACCAGACAACTTCCAACTGA
- the rpsR gene encoding 30S ribosomal protein S18, translated as MAAKPFFRRRKVCPFSGENAPAIDYKDTRLLQRYISERGKIVPSRITAVSAKKQRELARAIKRARFLALLPYAVK; from the coding sequence ATGGCTGCAAAACCATTTTTCCGCCGTCGCAAAGTGTGCCCTTTCTCGGGTGAAAACGCGCCCGCGATCGACTACAAAGACACACGTCTGCTGCAACGCTATATTTCCGAGCGCGGCAAAATCGTGCCGTCGCGCATCACCGCCGTTTCGGCCAAGAAGCAACGCGAACTGGCCCGTGCCATCAAACGCGCCCGCTTCCTCGCCCTGCTGCCCTACGCAGTGAAATAA
- the rpsF gene encoding 30S ribosomal protein S6 gives MPLYEHVMIARQDLSNTQAEGLIEHFGTVLADNGGTLVENEYWGVKTMAYKINKNRKGHYAFLRTDAPATAVQEMERLMRLHDDVMRVLTIKVDAHQEGPSVQMQKRDERDTRRERR, from the coding sequence ATGCCCCTTTACGAGCATGTCATGATCGCACGCCAAGACTTGTCGAACACACAAGCCGAAGGCCTGATCGAACATTTTGGCACCGTCCTCGCCGACAACGGCGGCACCCTGGTTGAAAACGAATACTGGGGCGTCAAAACGATGGCGTACAAAATCAACAAAAACCGCAAAGGCCACTACGCCTTCCTGCGCACCGACGCACCGGCCACAGCCGTGCAAGAGATGGAACGCCTGATGCGTCTGCACGACGACGTCATGCGCGTGCTGACCATCAAAGTCGACGCGCACCAAGAAGGTCCGTCGGTCCAGATGCAGAAACGTGACGAACGCGACACCCGTCGCGAGCGCCGCTGA
- a CDS encoding YceI family protein: MKSLLLATALSTAATMSFAADTYTFDPGHSQIVFHYEHLGFSTTYGMFSGFDGEISFDQEDPAKSSVSVSFPATSMITGWEPRLNHFMTDDFFGASEDDMVTFTSTSIEVTGDDTALITGDLTMNDITKPVVLDAKLTQMGDHPQAGKPWAGFSATTSVMRTDFDMGMFAPYVGDQVDIIISIEAMKAD, translated from the coding sequence ATGAAATCCCTTCTGCTTGCCACGGCCCTGTCAACGGCTGCCACCATGTCCTTTGCTGCCGATACATACACATTTGATCCCGGACACAGCCAAATTGTGTTCCATTATGAACACCTTGGATTTTCGACAACATACGGCATGTTCTCGGGCTTTGATGGTGAAATCAGCTTTGATCAGGAAGACCCTGCAAAGTCGTCCGTTTCGGTGTCTTTTCCTGCCACCAGCATGATCACCGGCTGGGAGCCGCGCCTGAACCACTTTATGACAGATGATTTCTTTGGTGCGTCCGAAGATGACATGGTGACGTTCACATCGACTAGCATCGAAGTGACCGGCGACGACACCGCTCTGATCACCGGTGATCTGACCATGAACGACATCACCAAGCCTGTCGTTCTGGACGCCAAGCTGACGCAGATGGGGGATCACCCGCAGGCGGGCAAACCCTGGGCCGGTTTCAGCGCGACCACTTCGGTGATGCGGACAGATTTCGACATGGGCATGTTTGCGCCCTATGTCGGCGATCAGGTCGATATCATTATCTCGATCGAGGCGATGAAGGCTGACTAA
- a CDS encoding cytochrome b/b6 domain-containing protein, which yields MPLTNADDRYGTVTKTFHWLIALLIITLIPLGLIANAMAYDTAEQLATKARLFSLHKTLGITVFFVALARILWAITQTKPANLHPERKLETFAAETVHWLLYASLVIVPLSGWIHHASSAGFAPHWLPIGQNLPLVPKSETVAGAFGAMHEIATHVLEASLALHILGALKHHFIDRDSTLRRMWFGTTTATTPGGQHSPRRPAITAAVIWALAIAFGAGLGVAGAENARPGPASLTEVQSDWQVQDGTLSIVVNQFGSDVTGSFADWTADITFDDTVQNGISGAVEVTIAIGSLTLGSVTDQAMGPDFFNVEQYPTATYSAEIITTIDSTTARGTLTIKDQSVALDLPFDLTIDGDTATMKGSTTIDRRDYNIGANMNDEGSLKFPVDIQVELTATRN from the coding sequence ATGCCACTGACCAACGCCGACGACCGCTATGGCACCGTGACCAAAACCTTTCACTGGCTGATCGCCCTGCTGATCATCACCCTGATCCCACTGGGGCTGATTGCCAACGCAATGGCCTATGACACCGCAGAACAACTGGCGACCAAGGCGCGGCTGTTCTCGCTGCACAAAACGCTGGGGATCACGGTGTTCTTCGTGGCCCTTGCACGCATCCTGTGGGCCATAACCCAAACCAAACCCGCAAACCTGCATCCGGAACGCAAGCTTGAAACCTTCGCCGCCGAAACCGTCCACTGGCTACTCTACGCCAGTCTGGTGATCGTGCCGCTGTCGGGCTGGATTCACCACGCCTCCTCCGCAGGTTTTGCCCCGCACTGGCTGCCCATCGGCCAGAACCTGCCACTGGTGCCCAAATCCGAAACCGTCGCAGGCGCATTCGGCGCGATGCATGAAATCGCCACCCATGTTTTAGAAGCATCCCTTGCGCTGCACATTCTGGGCGCGCTCAAACACCATTTCATCGACCGCGACAGCACCCTGCGCCGGATGTGGTTCGGCACCACCACCGCTACAACACCAGGCGGCCAACACAGCCCCCGCCGCCCCGCAATCACCGCCGCTGTCATCTGGGCCTTGGCCATTGCCTTTGGCGCAGGGCTGGGCGTCGCAGGGGCAGAAAACGCCCGCCCCGGCCCTGCGTCTCTCACCGAGGTGCAATCCGACTGGCAGGTACAAGACGGCACCCTGTCCATCGTGGTCAACCAGTTCGGGTCCGATGTGACTGGCAGCTTTGCCGACTGGACCGCCGACATCACATTTGACGACACCGTCCAAAACGGCATTTCCGGCGCGGTCGAAGTCACAATCGCCATCGGCTCGCTCACGCTGGGCTCGGTCACCGATCAAGCCATGGGCCCCGACTTTTTCAACGTCGAGCAATACCCGACAGCGACCTATTCGGCCGAAATCATCACGACCATCGACAGCACCACAGCCCGTGGCACCCTGACGATCAAGGATCAGTCGGTCGCACTGGACCTGCCCTTTGATCTGACCATTGACGGCGACACCGCCACGATGAAGGGCAGCACCACAATCGACCGACGCGATTATAACATCGGTGCCAACATGAACGATGAGGGCAGCCTGAAATTCCCCGTCGACATACAGGTCGAGCTGACCGCCACCCGAAACTAA